The segment TGACCCGTTTCGGCCTTCCAACCGAGATTTTCCCACAAGTCGTCCAACCCGGAACGCGATTAGGGAAATTGCGTGAATCCGTCGCGAATTCGACCGGCCTCTCCCGCATCGAAGTCATCGCGCCCGCAACCCACGACACGGGAGCCGCAGTTGCCGCCGTTCCCACTCGACATACGGGCAAAGCCAACTGGGCTTATATCAGTTCGGGAACCTGGTCTTTGATGGGATTGGAACTTCCCGAAGCGATCCTCACCGAAGCCGCTCTCGCCCAGAATGTCACCAATGAAGGAGGGGTCGACGGCACCTATCGTTTATTGAAAAACATCATGGGGCTCTGGTTAATCCAAGAGTGCAAACGGAGCTTCGAACGGAAAGGAAATTCACTTGGATACGGTTCCCTAATGAATCTGGCTCGCGATGCCAAGCCGTTTCGGTCACTGGTGAACCCCGACGATCACCGTTTCCTGAAACCAACCGACATGGTGACGGAGATTAGAAACTCCTGCAAAGAGACCAGCCAGCCAGTTCCGGAAACAGAGGGTGAATTCATTCGCTGTGCCATGGAAAGTCTCGCCTTAAAGTACCGCATGGTTCTCGAAGGACTTCAGGAACTCTCCGGTGAAAAAGTAGAGGTCATTCATATTGTGGGTGGTGGTTGCCAGAATACATTACTGAACCAGATGACGGCGAATGCGTGCGGTGTTCCAGTCGTCGCGGGTCCGGTGGAAGCAACTGCCCTCGGAAACATTCTGCTCCAGGCACGCGCCCTGGGCGAAGTCGATTCCCTGAGTGATATTCGGGAAATCGTCCAAAACTCCGAGTCACTCAGCGAGTTCGAACCCGAAGATCAAACCGCCTGGAATGAAATTTACAGCCGCTTCCTGGAATTATCAGCGTGACCAATCTGAGTCGGACAGAAGCGAGCGACCAGATAAAACAGTCCGCTCTCCAGATCGGTTTCGAACTGGTGGGAATCGCTCCTGCTGTCCAACCCAGTGGATACTCACACCTCCTCGATTGGCTCGATAAAGGGTACGCCGGCGAGATGGGGTACATCGAACGTCGTCGCGAAGCTTATTCCGACCCCAGCTTTGTGCAACAACAAACACGCAGCCTTGTGGTCTGTGCCTGGAATTATCGTTCTCAGGAACCAGTTCCAACGGAACCGACAGAAGGTCGAGTTGCACGTTACGCCTGGAGCGGGATCGATTATCACGATTATTTGCGTGACAGACTTCAACAACTGGCGGAGCAGATCCGTAACACGTTGCCAGAAGCACGGACCCGCTGTGCCGTCGATACCGCCCCTTTGCTGGAACGAGATTTCGCCCGACTCGCTGGCCTCGGCTGGTTCGGTAAAAACACAATGTTAATTAACAAACGAAAAGGGAGTTGGTTACTACTCGGTGTTGTCCTTGTCGATCAGGAGTTGGCGTACGATAAACCTCACGAAACCGATCACTGCGGAACCTGCACTCGCTGCCTCGATGTTTGTCCCACCGATGCCTTCACCGAACCGGGAGAACTCGATGCCCGCAAATGTATCTCATATTTGACGATCGAACTTAAAGACTCGATTCCCACGGAATTTCGAGCACCCATGGGCGACTGGCTGTTTGGTTGCGACCTCTGTCAGGATGTCTGTCCGTGGAATAACAAGAGCCCGATATCGACGAATACGGAAGTCCAACCTCGAATCGATCTGAATCCGATCTCCGCCACGGAGTTGTTTGAACTCAGCGAATCGGATTTGAAGGCGAAATTAAAGACCAGCCCACTATTACGACCAGGCCGGGCCGGACTGCTGAGGAATGCGGCCATTGTATTGGGAAATAGCGGCGACCCGCATGTGGTTCCCGTCCTGTCTAAGGCCCTTCATAACGAAGAGACTCCGGTTATCCGGACCGCCGCTGCCTGGGCGTTGGGGGAATTGGGGGGTACGGAAGCTCGGCAAGCCCTCCAGGAGCAGTGTGAAGTGGAGGAGAATCAGGAAGTACGGAGTGAAATCGAGGAGGCAATCCGCCGTTTGCCCCGGCCACAGAAGGACGACGCAATTCCCGGTTCGAATTCGACTTCGGACTTGTGAACCGTCTTCTCGACGGGGTACACTGAAGTTCCCCATACAGACGACCGACAGGTCCATCGAGTCCTGTTCGCAGTCTGTTATCCCACCTGTAAAGTTCGTCAGTAATTCTCATCTGACGCATCGAGACACACCTGTTGTACTTCCTGTGAGGTTATTCCATGTTCGCGCTGCACCGCTCGCTATTGATTTTTTCCCTGTTGATTATTTCCCAGTTGTTTACTGGTAGCTGGGCCTATGCTCAGGAAGAGAAACCAGCTGAAGAGAAAAAAGAAACGCCTCCGCCGATCATCGTCGATCAGAATCTGAATCAGATAATCCGGAAAGAATTACGCAAGCAGGAAAGCGATCCTGCTCTAACGGAAGCCGACCTCAAGAATGTCTACATTCTGGATGCTTATAGTAGTGAGATCGCCAATCT is part of the Polystyrenella longa genome and harbors:
- the rhaB gene encoding rhamnulokinase; translated protein: MALQYFLGVDLGAESGRVIAGQFDGKRISLNPLHRFPNGPVNLGSTLRWNVLGLWSEIQNGLRLAASECGKDIASVGVDTWGVDYVLLTKNEEIVGQPYHYRDSRNEGVMQGAFSTVPRSEIYAQTGLQFMEFNTLYQLLAFKQAEPGLLKEAAHFLMMPDFLHFCMSGSKVVEFTNATTTQCLHATRKNWADNLLTRFGLPTEIFPQVVQPGTRLGKLRESVANSTGLSRIEVIAPATHDTGAAVAAVPTRHTGKANWAYISSGTWSLMGLELPEAILTEAALAQNVTNEGGVDGTYRLLKNIMGLWLIQECKRSFERKGNSLGYGSLMNLARDAKPFRSLVNPDDHRFLKPTDMVTEIRNSCKETSQPVPETEGEFIRCAMESLALKYRMVLEGLQELSGEKVEVIHIVGGGCQNTLLNQMTANACGVPVVAGPVEATALGNILLQARALGEVDSLSDIREIVQNSESLSEFEPEDQTAWNEIYSRFLELSA
- the queG gene encoding tRNA epoxyqueuosine(34) reductase QueG — translated: MTNLSRTEASDQIKQSALQIGFELVGIAPAVQPSGYSHLLDWLDKGYAGEMGYIERRREAYSDPSFVQQQTRSLVVCAWNYRSQEPVPTEPTEGRVARYAWSGIDYHDYLRDRLQQLAEQIRNTLPEARTRCAVDTAPLLERDFARLAGLGWFGKNTMLINKRKGSWLLLGVVLVDQELAYDKPHETDHCGTCTRCLDVCPTDAFTEPGELDARKCISYLTIELKDSIPTEFRAPMGDWLFGCDLCQDVCPWNNKSPISTNTEVQPRIDLNPISATELFELSESDLKAKLKTSPLLRPGRAGLLRNAAIVLGNSGDPHVVPVLSKALHNEETPVIRTAAAWALGELGGTEARQALQEQCEVEENQEVRSEIEEAIRRLPRPQKDDAIPGSNSTSDL